CCTAAAATGGTTGCTCCTGCATAAATCACCACATGGTTCCCAATGTCAGGATGACGCTTGTTCCCTTTTACCAAACTACCATCTTCGTTCACCTGAAAACTTTTCGCACCAATCGTCACGCCTTGATACAGTTTTACATGATGGCCCAAAGTAGCTGTCTCCCCGATTACAACACCCGTACCATGATCAATAAAAAAATAAGGACCAATCGTTGCTCCGGGATGGATATCAATCCCCGTCATAGTGTGGGCAATTTCAGACATCATCCGCGGTAAGATAGGAACACCCATGTTATATAATTCATGCGCCATTCGGTGAATACTAATCGCTTCAAATCCAGGATAAGAAAGCATAATTTCTTCGCGCGAATTTGCGGCCGGATCACCGTCATAAGCTGCTGTAATATCTGTTTCTAACATTTCATGGATAGAAGCTAACGTAGCAAGAAAACCGTCAATCACACTGGTTGTCTGATCAGGAGTGGTTCCCAAACGAATGAGTACCTTTTCAAAAACCACTTTTGATTCTTCGATTCGAACTTCTTTGGAAGGTATTTCATCCATGTACGGACCGAATATTCGCGGATACATAATGCTCCTTAACCGACACACCAACATAGATATTTGATCTTTTACACCGCAAAAATTAGATGAAGTCATAAAAGACTTACTTGTCATAGTTTACTCACTCCGCAAATTTTTCAATTGATAAATAACGGTCACCACTGTCTGGTAATAAGACAACAATGCGTTTGCCTTCGTTTTCAGAACGTTTTGCCAACTCGTAAGCAGCATGCAATGCGGCTCCAGATGAGATTCCGACGAATACACCTTCTTGCCCGCCTAAATTACGTGCCGTTTCATAAGCTTCTTCATTAGTTACGGTCAGAACTTCATCATAAATATCTGTATTTAATGTTTTAGGTATGAAGCCTGTCCCAATACCTTGAATTTTATGAGGTCCTTTTTCACCTTTTGAAAGAACAGGTGAGCCTGCAGGTTCAACAGCTACTACTTTAATGTCTGGATTTTTTTCTTTCAGATATTTACCTGCTCCAGAGATTGTTCCGCCTGTACCTACTCCTGAAACAAAGATGTCAATTTCGCCATCTGTATCTTCCCAAATTTCTGGTCCTGTTGTTTCATAATGAACTTTAGGGTTGGCTGGATTCGAAAATTGATCCGGCATAAAAGCATTTTCGTGTTCTTTAACCATTTCTTTGGCCTTTTCAATAGAACCTGAAATACCTTGATCGCCAGGTGTTAGTACAATTTCAGCGCCGTAGCCTTTCATTAACTTACGACGTTCAATCGACATTGTTTCAGGCATAACTAGTATTGTTTTGTAGCCACGTGCTGCAGCAACTGATGCAAGTCCTATTCCTGTGTTTCCAGAAGTTGGTTCGATAATAATTCCTCCAGGTTTCAGAACGCCTCTTTCTTCCGCATCATTAATCATTGCTTTGGCAATACGATCTTTAACAGATCCTGCTGGATTGAAATATTCTAATTTCGCTACAACATTCCCTTTCAAAGATAGAATTTCTTTTACTTTTTGCAATTCAAGAAGTGGTGTTTTCCCCACGATTTGGTCGAGAGATGTATAAACTTTTGACATATATTATTTTCCCCTTTCAAATTTAAGCTCTAATTGAATTTTAACATTCTTTTTACTATCTGGGTCTATCATTTGCTTACTTATTTCATCATAACGAATAAACCATTTAAGCCATACTCTTTCCCCTCGGCTCTCGCAGAGTGGAGACGCTCATCCAAGAATGTCGAAATGCGGTTTACTTCAATGTGCTCCGCATTTATCCCTGCTTCGAATAAAAGAGAGTAGTTTGCCTCAGTCATGCTCAATTGGAACTTGTTGTCTTTGGCTTCAAAGAAAGTATCTCTCTGTTTAAAGTCCGCGAAGGCTTCATACACTTCAGGGCCAACTTGGTAATTCTCTTGATCGATTGATGGTCCTAAAAAGGCAACGATGTCAGTGACGTTGCAACCGAAGTCAGTTACCATTTTCTTAATCGCTTTTTGAGAAATCCGTTGAACCGTACTTCGCCAACCTGAATGAAGTGCAGCTACGACGTTTCGTTTTGGATCAAATAAAACAATCGGTGTGCAATCTGCATACTTAACCAGCAAAGCAATTCCAGACTTATCGGTTATCAATCCATCTGTATCGGGAAAATTTCTCCCAAAAATAAAGGCATCACCATTTTTACCATCAGCATAGCAAATGCGATTCCCATGAACTTGCTGTCCTGAATAAATTTCAGTAGGCTGAATAGACATTACACTTAAGGCACGCGCAACATCATCTGCTATCTTTGAACCTTGCGTTTGTTGGCGAAAGTTATAATCAGCCCCCGCAATGTATAAAGAAAGGCCCTTTTCTTTCATCAATACTGACTCCATCATCAATCTCCTAATTTATCTTAATTCTTTAACAGGGCGGCCTTCTCTATCATAAATGAAGTCTCGCACCTTCTTACTATCGGCCATTGCAACAATCAAACGGTCACGAAAAGGCTCGGCTAATTCGTCGAATAAGCAGAGTTCTCTGTCCAGCAAGAGTTTAGAGCGTGCGGCTTCGATCTCGCCTGGACGTCTTAACTTGTAACTGCGCGAAGGAAGTTTTCCCTCAATGACTTGTTTTTCTATGCGATAAAAAGATTTCTCGTCATGATAGATAACCTCCAAAGCACCAGAATTGGTTCGTTTGAAGACAGCATCGGGGTAGTTTTCCTTGTGGAGTTCCCACCATGCGCGGATACCTTCAATCGCCTCTTCCTCGGTTTTGTAACTACCATGCTGCTTACGTACGTCACCGATTCGACTTACCCAATAATTCGTATAAACCGTTTGTGTCATACAATCGCTCCTCTAGTTGTATTTTCTAACCTTTTTCTAATTATATCATATCAAAAAGAAGTGAGTAGGGAAAAGGCGTTTTCTCCTTCAGTTTGCAGAAAAACGCTGACTCAAAACGATATTGCGGTTTGAGTCGTCACTTTTGCCAGAAAACGCTGACTCAAAACGATATTGCGGTTTGAGTCGTCACTTTTGCCGAAAAACGCTGACTCAAAACGATATTGCAGTTTGAGTCGTCACTTTTACCGAAAAACGCTGACTCAAAACGATATTGCAGTTTGAGTCAGCGTTTTTTATATGTATAAAAAAGGTGCCGAGAAATAACCTCGACACCTCTGCTATTAATGACTAATTTTGGCGTAAATATGCTCAAAATGGCAGTTCTAACTCCACACTGTATGCTTCAATCTATTGTTGTTTTTCTTTTTTGACTTCTGTATACACATCTTCTAAATGAGCGATGGAGTATTTTTTAATTAATTCGGACAAACTTATTCCATAATATTCTGCCAAATAAGAAAGTTTTTCGTACTCTTCATCAGTGACACGCAATGTGATTTCATCCATATTTACTCCCCCTATACTCATATACTTAAAGAGTAAGCGAAGTTTGTTTCCCAGACAAGAGATATAGCCGTAATCTCATATGAATTTTAGATTTGATTTTTTAAACTTAATTGCGCAATTGTCAGCCATGCTGCGGGAACACGGTATGGTGAA
This genomic interval from Jeotgalibaca porci contains the following:
- the epsC gene encoding serine O-acetyltransferase EpsC, whose product is MYPRIFGPYMDEIPSKEVRIEESKVVFEKVLIRLGTTPDQTTSVIDGFLATLASIHEMLETDITAAYDGDPAANSREEIMLSYPGFEAISIHRMAHELYNMGVPILPRMMSEIAHTMTGIDIHPGATIGPYFFIDHGTGVVIGETATLGHHVKLYQGVTIGAKSFQVNEDGSLVKGNKRHPDIGNHVVIYAGATILGGTTLIGDHCVIGGNVWLTRSVLPNRTVIAPQGVEEIDKKI
- the cysK gene encoding cysteine synthase A, with protein sequence MSKVYTSLDQIVGKTPLLELQKVKEILSLKGNVVAKLEYFNPAGSVKDRIAKAMINDAEERGVLKPGGIIIEPTSGNTGIGLASVAAARGYKTILVMPETMSIERRKLMKGYGAEIVLTPGDQGISGSIEKAKEMVKEHENAFMPDQFSNPANPKVHYETTGPEIWEDTDGEIDIFVSGVGTGGTISGAGKYLKEKNPDIKVVAVEPAGSPVLSKGEKGPHKIQGIGTGFIPKTLNTDIYDEVLTVTNEEAYETARNLGGQEGVFVGISSGAALHAAYELAKRSENEGKRIVVLLPDSGDRYLSIEKFAE
- the pgeF gene encoding peptidoglycan editing factor PgeF, whose product is MKEKGLSLYIAGADYNFRQQTQGSKIADDVARALSVMSIQPTEIYSGQQVHGNRICYADGKNGDAFIFGRNFPDTDGLITDKSGIALLVKYADCTPIVLFDPKRNVVAALHSGWRSTVQRISQKAIKKMVTDFGCNVTDIVAFLGPSIDQENYQVGPEVYEAFADFKQRDTFFEAKDNKFQLSMTEANYSLLFEAGINAEHIEVNRISTFLDERLHSARAEGKEYGLNGLFVMMK
- a CDS encoding DUF6290 family protein, whose translation is MDEITLRVTDEEYEKLSYLAEYYGISLSELIKKYSIAHLEDVYTEVKKEKQQ